From a region of the Nocardioides ginsengisegetis genome:
- a CDS encoding SigE family RNA polymerase sigma factor, whose amino-acid sequence MGRDQEFSEYAAAHWSGLVRSAVSLGCSVDDAQDLAQTTLIRCYVSWRRVEAADDREGYVYRILLNCLRDSRRRRWWGERPFAAPPSLGAMQDETNSVDVADAVHRALAGLKNHNREVVVLRHCAQLSEAQTADILKISPGTVKSRLSRSLAQLAKSSHLSDFAEGHK is encoded by the coding sequence ATGGGTCGGGACCAAGAGTTTTCCGAATATGCCGCCGCGCACTGGAGCGGACTCGTGCGTTCCGCAGTCTCCTTAGGCTGCTCCGTCGATGACGCTCAAGACTTGGCCCAAACGACACTCATACGCTGCTACGTCTCCTGGCGACGCGTTGAGGCGGCGGACGATAGGGAGGGTTATGTGTATCGAATATTACTCAATTGCCTCCGCGACAGCCGCCGGAGACGTTGGTGGGGCGAGCGGCCGTTCGCTGCGCCACCATCTCTAGGGGCCATGCAAGACGAAACAAATTCTGTCGACGTTGCCGACGCGGTCCACCGCGCTCTCGCCGGACTCAAGAATCACAACCGCGAGGTGGTAGTGCTGCGTCATTGCGCTCAGTTGAGCGAAGCGCAAACGGCGGACATCTTGAAAATATCGCCCGGCACTGTGAAGAGCCGCCTCTCGCGTTCACTCGCTCAGCTCGCTAAGAGCAGCCACTTGTCGGACTTCGCGGAAGGACACAAGTAA
- a CDS encoding integrase core domain-containing protein → MTPTAPAGSRPAIATTSGPTTSSSAAPVTGRPVRVLNVIDEFTRVGLGSHAARGIGAKGVKHHLEELFKKHGKPALIRTDNGREFIADTLLDWLGEQQVRGVFIAKASPWQNGINERFNGTMERELFGHEVFHSVLEVQFVVDAWVEKYNTRRVHRSLGGQTPAAYAKMLTEATPYDVGGGSQ, encoded by the coding sequence ATGACTCCAACAGCACCCGCCGGCTCCCGGCCCGCTATCGCAACCACATCGGGTCCTACGACTTCATCAAGCGCCGCACCAGTGACGGGCCGGCCGGTGCGCGTCCTCAACGTCATCGATGAGTTCACTCGGGTCGGGCTCGGATCCCACGCAGCCCGCGGCATCGGCGCGAAGGGCGTGAAGCACCACTTGGAGGAGCTGTTCAAGAAGCACGGGAAGCCGGCCCTGATCCGGACCGACAATGGCCGAGAGTTCATCGCCGACACGCTGCTGGACTGGCTCGGGGAGCAGCAGGTCCGGGGCGTGTTCATCGCGAAGGCGAGTCCGTGGCAGAACGGCATCAACGAGCGGTTCAACGGCACCATGGAGCGCGAGCTCTTCGGCCACGAGGTCTTCCACTCCGTGCTCGAGGTCCAGTTCGTCGTCGACGCCTGGGTCGAGAAGTACAACACGAGGCGAGTGCATCGCAGCTTGGGCGGACAGACGCCAGCGGCGTACGCCAAGATGCTCACGGAAGCGACGCCGTACGACGTGGGTGGTGGTAGCCAGTGA
- a CDS encoding DUF6188 family protein → MDIDIVGRVVASVGSEHAITLSLSGGAEVRIETVSEFTEPDRPQLVIDPQHLETDQELQRVLPGRIVEQVAVDADAGSLVVTLEGGVDLRVLPDIDFEAWSLTLDDGSSYVCLPGGGLGRWGPRH, encoded by the coding sequence GTGGATATCGACATCGTTGGACGTGTCGTCGCCAGTGTCGGCTCCGAACATGCCATCACTCTCAGCCTGTCCGGTGGCGCTGAAGTCCGGATAGAAACGGTCTCTGAATTTACCGAGCCGGATCGTCCGCAGCTCGTCATCGACCCGCAGCATCTGGAGACCGATCAGGAGCTGCAGCGCGTTCTGCCGGGTCGCATTGTCGAGCAAGTGGCGGTGGACGCCGATGCCGGTTCGCTTGTTGTCACACTTGAGGGTGGTGTCGACCTGCGCGTATTGCCAGACATCGACTTCGAGGCTTGGTCCCTAACCTTGGACGACGGGTCTTCATATGTGTGCCTGCCGGGCGGGGGGCTTGGTCGATGGGGGCCGCGACACTGA